One genomic segment of Candidatus Brocadiaceae bacterium includes these proteins:
- the nuoE gene encoding NADH-quinone oxidoreductase subunit NuoE, with product MKKTNIPTIQKESIDLSKTEKALEKYKKVKGALIPVLQMIQYEYGYLPEAAIDLIAEEYTMTPSEIIGVATFYSQFHLEQRGKHIIKVCCGTACHVKGANKIAEKLCGTLDVSMGMTTQDKEFTLEGVACLGACSLAPVMMVDEEVHGKLAPDTVGTVIHEIKTQGTSHT from the coding sequence ATGAAAAAAACAAACATACCCACTATACAAAAAGAATCAATAGACCTTTCAAAGACGGAAAAGGCTTTGGAAAAATATAAAAAAGTCAAAGGGGCATTAATTCCTGTTCTGCAAATGATTCAGTACGAATATGGCTACCTCCCTGAGGCTGCCATAGATCTCATTGCGGAAGAGTATACTATGACCCCGAGTGAAATTATAGGGGTTGCTACCTTTTATTCTCAATTTCATCTGGAACAACGCGGAAAGCACATCATTAAAGTATGTTGCGGCACAGCCTGCCATGTAAAAGGAGCAAATAAAATCGCGGAAAAACTTTGCGGCACACTAGACGTATCAATGGGTATGACGACACAGGACAAGGAATTTACCCTTGAAGGAGTTGCCTGTTTAGGCGCTTGCTCTCTGGCACCCGTTATGATGGTAGATGAGGAGGTTCATGGGAAACTCGCCCCGGATACAGTTGGAACAGTCATACATGAAATAAAAACCCAGGGAACATCGCATACATAA
- a CDS encoding molybdopterin-dependent oxidoreductase, whose product MKKIQLVIDDKTIIVPEGTNIFQAALDNDISIPGLCYHPKLSQFGGCRLCMVEVTEKRTRHRFACAHPVSEGMTVKVNTPEVTRYRKAVMEYLLAQHPLDCPTCDKSGECGLQNITHDLSLSESRFKTVRMNAPMIRDNPLLELNRNRCILCSRCVSTCKEIAGDGSIDFQNRGIKTVVGTAFDRPLNCSFCGGCVAVCPTGAWQNRTLGFHGRSWEFEKISTICTYCAVGCTLVLNTKRGSVRRITSDDRLGINEGNLCVKGRFGHEFIHSTERIKTPFMRRDNKLHPATWDEAIDYIAKNFRNIIQNHGDMSIGGIGSEKCTNEANYLFQKFCRSVLKTNHIDNLANMRSPFLNGLIYESVMNGTTTTSLKDLQNANLFFFFGADISEAHPVIGGMVRKAIRMNNANLIIANARNIIFHNTAKNDLRLRYTLGSQTVLINALLKVIKDKILVNVKRAERNTNNLKELYASLDTVNINEAVKVTNIPEETITNVALSLVKSKNCRIICGKDITDDPNGEKTIQALINLCTLINAPHDTDKNPPHISIVFSRSHNNSQGVNDMGVTPEFFPGYLDIQNASNREKVEKLWNVELHNALFTKDHKNIIDSALQNKLKALYIMGENLMVNYPRGKEVQKALGNIDFLVVQDTFLTETAQMANVVLPMATYAENEGTFTNMGMTVQRINKAIQPIGEAKCDWEIICDLAKKMGYPYSYASPKEIVSEIESLSPMYSGINFDRLKRKEFHWASSAFAKNKPSNYTFRVIQSDALDTNAMKNSDFPFILLTGANLNHLGTYSRYSKALTSVVSECFVEINRKDADKMQLQDGDTVIVESLQGKLPLPVKVTIRPPEGCIYVSEDFEKTPLNSIRYQTYTPVKIYKETD is encoded by the coding sequence ATGAAGAAAATTCAACTGGTAATTGATGACAAAACGATCATTGTGCCGGAAGGAACCAATATTTTCCAGGCAGCCCTGGACAATGATATCTCTATACCCGGCTTGTGCTATCATCCAAAACTCTCACAATTCGGTGGTTGCAGACTCTGTATGGTAGAAGTCACCGAGAAGAGAACAAGACATCGATTTGCCTGCGCGCATCCGGTGTCGGAAGGGATGACCGTGAAGGTAAATACTCCTGAAGTCACACGCTATCGAAAGGCCGTTATGGAATACCTGCTTGCTCAACATCCGCTGGATTGTCCTACCTGTGATAAATCCGGAGAATGCGGCCTGCAAAATATTACTCACGACCTGAGTCTTTCCGAAAGCAGGTTTAAAACGGTAAGAATGAATGCCCCGATGATCCGGGACAATCCCCTTCTGGAATTAAACCGAAACCGGTGTATTTTATGCAGCCGCTGTGTAAGCACATGTAAAGAGATAGCAGGAGATGGGTCAATCGATTTTCAAAACCGTGGTATTAAAACGGTTGTTGGGACGGCCTTTGACAGACCACTAAACTGTAGCTTTTGTGGCGGTTGTGTGGCTGTATGCCCGACGGGCGCATGGCAAAACAGGACACTTGGTTTCCACGGACGTTCCTGGGAATTCGAGAAAATCTCCACAATCTGCACCTACTGCGCGGTTGGCTGTACGCTTGTCTTGAACACAAAAAGAGGCAGTGTGCGCCGAATAACATCGGATGATCGTTTAGGAATAAACGAAGGAAATCTGTGTGTAAAAGGTCGTTTTGGGCATGAATTTATTCATTCAACAGAACGAATAAAGACCCCCTTCATGAGAAGGGATAACAAATTACACCCGGCGACATGGGATGAGGCCATTGACTATATAGCAAAGAACTTCCGGAATATTATTCAGAACCATGGTGATATGTCTATCGGCGGCATAGGATCTGAAAAATGTACGAATGAGGCAAACTACCTCTTTCAGAAATTCTGCAGGTCCGTACTGAAAACCAATCACATCGATAACCTTGCCAATATGAGATCCCCTTTCCTCAATGGACTGATTTACGAATCGGTCATGAACGGGACCACAACAACTTCGCTAAAAGATTTACAGAATGCCAATTTATTCTTTTTTTTCGGAGCAGACATATCGGAGGCCCACCCCGTAATCGGGGGAATGGTGAGAAAAGCTATACGTATGAACAACGCGAATCTTATCATTGCCAACGCGAGAAACATTATCTTTCATAATACAGCAAAAAATGATCTTCGCCTGCGGTATACGCTGGGAAGTCAAACAGTACTGATCAACGCTTTACTCAAGGTCATAAAAGACAAAATACTCGTCAACGTAAAAAGAGCGGAACGTAATACGAATAATCTTAAGGAATTATACGCATCCCTGGACACTGTAAACATAAATGAAGCGGTAAAAGTAACAAATATTCCGGAGGAAACAATAACGAATGTTGCTTTATCATTGGTGAAATCAAAAAATTGTCGAATTATTTGCGGCAAGGATATCACGGATGACCCCAATGGAGAAAAAACAATACAAGCCTTGATAAATCTTTGCACTTTAATTAACGCCCCGCACGATACGGATAAGAATCCTCCGCATATCTCTATAGTATTTTCAAGGTCGCATAATAATTCCCAAGGAGTAAATGATATGGGCGTTACTCCTGAGTTTTTCCCCGGATATCTTGATATTCAAAACGCTTCCAACCGGGAGAAGGTAGAAAAACTCTGGAATGTAGAACTTCATAACGCCCTTTTTACGAAAGACCATAAAAACATTATAGATTCCGCTTTACAGAATAAATTGAAGGCGCTCTACATCATGGGAGAAAATCTCATGGTAAACTATCCAAGGGGAAAAGAAGTTCAAAAGGCCTTGGGGAATATCGATTTTCTTGTTGTGCAGGATACCTTTTTAACAGAAACGGCACAGATGGCAAATGTTGTACTTCCTATGGCAACCTATGCTGAAAATGAAGGAACATTTACCAATATGGGAATGACCGTACAAAGAATAAACAAAGCAATCCAACCTATTGGAGAAGCTAAATGTGACTGGGAAATCATTTGTGACCTTGCAAAAAAGATGGGATATCCGTATTCATATGCTTCTCCAAAAGAAATTGTAAGTGAAATAGAAAGTCTCTCCCCCATGTATTCAGGAATTAATTTTGATCGTTTAAAAAGAAAAGAATTTCACTGGGCCTCTTCCGCCTTTGCCAAAAACAAACCATCAAATTATACTTTTCGCGTCATTCAATCTGATGCATTGGATACAAATGCTATGAAAAACAGCGATTTCCCTTTTATTCTGCTCACCGGAGCAAACCTGAACCACCTTGGCACCTATTCAAGATATTCAAAGGCTCTTACCTCCGTCGTTTCGGAATGCTTCGTGGAAATAAACAGAAAAGATGCTGACAAGATGCAGCTCCAGGATGGCGATACGGTAATTGTCGAATCCCTTCAAGGCAAGTTACCATTACCTGTAAAGGTTACAATCAGACCGCCTGAAGGATGTATCTACGTAAGTGAGGATTTTGAAAAGACACCTCTTAATAGCATACGATATCAAACGTATACTCCTGTAAAAATTTATAAAGAAACGGATTAA
- the nuoH gene encoding NADH-quinone oxidoreductase subunit NuoH, with protein MNKELLIYIIAASIKIFLVFNVMQIMIISMVWLERKIMAHMQVRQGPMRVGPHGLLQPIADGIKLLFKEDIIPDKAFKFLFAIAPAMSLVPALCTFAVIPFGDTLKIFGRSIDLVITDINVGLLYIFAVSSMGIYGIVMAGWASNNKYSLLGGIRSSAQMISYELTLGLSLIGVIMLTESLSLVNVVNAQAKVWNIILQPLGFLIYTISAIAEVNRCPFDIPEAETELVAGYHTEYSSMKFSMFFMAEYANMITVSAVAVTFFLGGWHGPWLPPVVWFLLKLSCCLFGFIWLRSTFPRLRYDQLMHFGWKFLLPLSLFNICITGFIMILWD; from the coding sequence GTGAATAAAGAATTACTGATTTATATCATAGCCGCAAGCATTAAGATATTTCTCGTATTTAATGTAATGCAGATCATGATCATTTCCATGGTATGGCTTGAAAGGAAAATCATGGCGCACATGCAAGTGCGGCAGGGACCGATGCGTGTGGGTCCACACGGGCTGTTACAACCCATTGCGGATGGCATCAAACTCTTATTCAAGGAAGATATTATTCCTGATAAGGCATTTAAATTCCTCTTTGCCATAGCGCCAGCCATGTCGCTCGTACCAGCGCTTTGCACCTTTGCGGTTATTCCTTTCGGGGATACGTTAAAAATTTTCGGGAGATCGATAGACCTCGTCATTACAGATATCAATGTGGGACTTCTGTATATTTTCGCCGTATCTTCGATGGGCATTTACGGTATCGTAATGGCTGGATGGGCGTCAAACAACAAATACTCGTTACTGGGGGGAATAAGATCTTCCGCGCAGATGATTAGTTACGAACTGACTCTCGGCCTCTCACTTATCGGAGTCATTATGCTAACCGAATCATTAAGCCTGGTTAACGTAGTAAATGCACAGGCAAAAGTATGGAATATAATACTTCAACCGTTGGGATTTCTTATTTATACCATAAGCGCCATTGCGGAAGTCAATCGTTGTCCATTTGATATCCCTGAGGCGGAAACCGAACTCGTGGCTGGGTACCATACAGAATACAGCAGTATGAAGTTTTCCATGTTCTTTATGGCTGAATATGCAAATATGATAACCGTATCTGCCGTCGCAGTCACCTTTTTCCTAGGCGGCTGGCATGGACCGTGGCTGCCCCCGGTAGTATGGTTTTTGTTAAAATTATCCTGTTGCCTTTTTGGATTTATCTGGTTACGGTCAACTTTCCCGAGACTGAGATATGATCAATTGATGCATTTTGGCTGGAAGTTTTTGCTCCCCCTGTCATTGTTTAATATTTGTATTACTGGCTTTATCATGATTCTATGGGATTGA
- a CDS encoding NADH-quinone oxidoreductase subunit D codes for MDIGAMTVFFYCFRNEKPFMIFELVSGARMNLSYVRIGGVARDLPGTFLERTHTFTKEFPSRMNEYETLLKENIIWKKRTVDVGIISAEDAVDYGLSGPSLRGSGVNWDVRKAEPYSCYDKYDFTVPLGKNGDVYDRYRVRIEEMYQSNRIVQQGINLIPKGNFIARIPDITLPSKEDVSTKMESMIHHFKIITDGIKPPEGEIYACVEAPKGELGFYIVSDGSNHPYRLKIRPPSFVNLEALPKMVEGRLLPDVVAIIGSLDIVLGEIDR; via the coding sequence CTGGATATTGGCGCAATGACTGTGTTTTTCTATTGTTTCAGGAACGAGAAGCCATTTATGATCTTTGAGTTGGTTTCCGGGGCACGGATGAACCTTTCCTATGTACGGATTGGTGGAGTAGCGCGGGATTTACCCGGCACTTTTTTAGAGAGGACACATACATTTACAAAGGAGTTTCCCTCACGAATGAATGAATACGAAACGCTTTTGAAAGAAAATATCATATGGAAAAAGCGTACCGTGGACGTGGGAATAATTTCCGCTGAAGATGCCGTTGATTATGGACTGAGCGGACCAAGCCTGCGAGGTTCAGGTGTTAACTGGGATGTAAGAAAGGCAGAACCGTATTCCTGCTATGATAAATACGATTTTACCGTTCCCTTAGGAAAGAACGGAGATGTATACGATCGATACCGCGTTCGTATCGAAGAGATGTATCAAAGCAATCGCATTGTACAGCAAGGTATAAACCTTATTCCAAAAGGGAATTTCATTGCCCGCATACCAGACATAACCCTTCCTTCAAAAGAAGACGTAAGTACAAAAATGGAATCTATGATTCACCACTTTAAAATAATTACTGATGGCATTAAACCACCGGAAGGCGAGATCTATGCCTGTGTTGAAGCGCCAAAAGGTGAATTAGGTTTCTACATTGTCAGTGATGGCTCCAACCATCCGTATCGCTTGAAAATCAGACCGCCCTCTTTTGTTAATCTTGAGGCATTACCAAAAATGGTAGAAGGAAGATTGCTCCCCGACGTCGTGGCCATTATAGGAAGTTTAGATATCGTGCTGGGAGAAATAGATCGCTAA